The following proteins come from a genomic window of Shewanella halifaxensis HAW-EB4:
- a CDS encoding solute:sodium symporter family transporter, with translation MEQTIQLVIFFGLTALVGLITYLKCRKITRNTSDSKDYFLAGGGLSWVVVAGSLMMTNISAEQIVGMNGAQTLLVAWWEIAAAVGLIILAKWLIPIYYKYNCTTTTELLERKYQDKGIRAMVSVLFMLGYAFILLPVVLYTGSLFMKSMFGLSISVTVLAVIFAVVGAIYAIFGGLRAIAISDSLNGVGLLFMGVVVSYLALNAVNWDLSGIPIERISLIGDSQSDIPWHTLLTGMIFIQIFYWGTNMVITQRALAAKSVKEAQKGLYAAVVMKLIIPIIVVLPGLVAYKLYGDVGDVAYGKLVGDILPSWMSGAFAAVMAGAVLSSFNSCLNSAAALYTCDIHQNYVNPNADVRKIGTRVALVFTLISLCLVPVFAQSASIISLLQQLNGLYSMPVLAAFICALAFKDVNAKAIKIGLVFGVLVYAVFTFVWSPLHFIHMMAITLAATILVTLALSKFVFGPQSINSQLVTD, from the coding sequence ATGGAACAGACTATTCAACTGGTTATATTTTTTGGCTTAACCGCCTTGGTAGGCTTAATCACCTACTTAAAGTGTCGCAAAATCACCCGCAATACGAGTGATAGCAAAGATTACTTTCTGGCTGGCGGCGGCTTGAGCTGGGTCGTCGTCGCGGGGTCTTTGATGATGACCAACATCAGCGCCGAGCAAATTGTGGGGATGAACGGCGCGCAAACCTTACTCGTGGCATGGTGGGAGATCGCCGCAGCAGTGGGACTCATCATCCTAGCGAAATGGCTGATTCCGATCTATTACAAATATAACTGCACCACCACCACTGAGCTACTTGAGCGCAAATATCAAGATAAAGGGATCCGCGCCATGGTGTCGGTACTATTTATGCTTGGTTATGCCTTCATCTTGCTACCTGTCGTACTTTATACCGGCTCATTATTTATGAAGTCGATGTTTGGCTTATCGATTTCAGTGACAGTACTCGCGGTTATCTTTGCAGTCGTCGGCGCTATCTATGCTATTTTTGGCGGCCTAAGAGCCATCGCAATTTCAGATAGCCTCAATGGTGTTGGATTGTTATTCATGGGGGTCGTGGTTTCTTACCTAGCGCTTAATGCCGTCAATTGGGACCTATCAGGGATCCCGATTGAGCGCATCAGCTTGATTGGCGACAGTCAATCCGATATCCCTTGGCACACTCTGCTAACGGGTATGATCTTTATTCAGATCTTCTACTGGGGCACCAATATGGTGATCACCCAAAGAGCTTTGGCAGCCAAATCGGTGAAAGAAGCCCAGAAAGGCCTTTATGCCGCAGTCGTTATGAAGCTTATCATCCCTATTATCGTGGTATTACCTGGGCTTGTTGCCTATAAGCTTTATGGGGATGTGGGTGATGTAGCCTACGGTAAGTTAGTTGGTGACATCTTACCAAGTTGGATGTCTGGCGCATTTGCCGCCGTGATGGCGGGGGCAGTATTGAGCTCGTTTAACTCATGCTTAAACTCAGCAGCTGCACTTTATACCTGTGACATCCACCAAAACTACGTTAACCCTAATGCCGATGTACGTAAGATAGGTACCCGAGTGGCGTTAGTCTTTACGCTTATCTCATTATGCTTAGTGCCGGTATTTGCTCAGTCGGCTAGCATCATCTCCCTGCTGCAGCAGCTAAATGGCCTCTACTCCATGCCGGTATTAGCCGCCTTTATCTGCGCGCTTGCCTTTAAGGATGTCAATGCAAAAGCCATTAAGATAGGTCTAGTATTTGGTGTACTGGTGTATGCGGTATTTACCTTTGTATGGAGCCCTCTGCACTTCATCCATATGATGGCAATAACACTCGCCGCCACCATATTGGTCACCCTAGCACTGAGCAAGTTTGTATTTGGGCCCCAAAGCATCAATAGCCAACTTGTAACCGACTAA